CCGAGCGCGATCGCCCCGCCGTTGACGTTGACTTTCGCGGGGTCGAATCCGAGTTCATCCATGCACGCGACCGACTGGGACGCGAAGGCCTCGTTGATCTCGACGAGGTCCAGATCGCCGACCTCGAGCCCGGCGCGGGCGAGCGCCTTCCGGGTCGCCGGAACGGGACCGATCCCCATCACTGCCGGATCGACGCCGGCCACGGCCGTCGCGACGACTCGCGCCATCGGACGGAGGCCGAGCTCCCTCGCGGCGCCGGCCTCGGCGAGGAGCACGGCGGATGCCCCGTCGTTGATGCCGGAGCTGTTGCCGGCAGTGACCGACCCTCCGTCCCGAAACGCCGGCCGGAGCTTCGCCAGCGCCTCGGCGGACGTGTCCGTCCGCGGGTGCTCGTCGCGATCCACGACGATCGGCTCGCCGCGTCGTTGCGGCACCGTGATCGGCACGATCTGGCCGGCGAACCGGCCTGCCTCCATGGCCGCGACGGCGCGCCGATGGCTCTCGAGAGCGAACGCATCCTGACGCGCCCGATCGACGGTCCACCGCTCGGCGACGTTCTCGCCGGTCTCGCCCATCGAATACGGGTGGTGGAGGGCCGCGAGCGCGGGATTGACGAACCGCCAGCCGAGGGTCGTGTCCTGGAGCTCGCGCGGGCCTCGATCCCACGCCGCGTCCGCCTTGGCCATGACATACGGAGCCCTGGTCATCGATTCGACGCCGCCGCCGATGAAGACGTCGCCGTCGCCCACCGCGATCGCGTGGGCAGCCGAGTTGATCGCCTGGAGCCCGCTCCCGCAGAGCCGATTGACTGTCAGCCCAGCCACCTCGACGGGCAACCCGGCGAGGAGCGATGCCATCCGGGCGACGTCGCGGTTGTCCTCGCCTGCCTGGTTCGCGCAACCGAGGATGACGTCCTCGATGCGGCTCGGATCGATCCCCGAGCGGTCGACCACGGCACGGATGACGATCGCGGCGAGGTCATCCGGCCGGACGGCGGCGAGGGCGCCGCCGTAGCGGCCGATGGGACTCCGGACCGCCTCGATGATCCACGGATCCCGGAGCGCCCGGTGCCGATCGCGGATCATCGAGCGCGCTCCTCCTACGGCAGGGCGGAGATCGCCTGGCCGGCCTCGGCATCCGTCGCGCCGCTGACGCCGAACAGGATGTCGCCCTTGACGTAGAAGTACACCGCCCCGCTGCTCTCCGCGAGCTTGGTGACGGTCTTTCCGCCGAGCGAGACCTGCGAGCCGCCGGCCGCCATCGCCGCGAGGACCGTCGAGAA
Above is a window of Chloroflexota bacterium DNA encoding:
- a CDS encoding acetyl-CoA C-acyltransferase; its protein translation is MIRDRHRALRDPWIIEAVRSPIGRYGGALAAVRPDDLAAIVIRAVVDRSGIDPSRIEDVILGCANQAGEDNRDVARMASLLAGLPVEVAGLTVNRLCGSGLQAINSAAHAIAVGDGDVFIGGGVESMTRAPYVMAKADAAWDRGPRELQDTTLGWRFVNPALAALHHPYSMGETGENVAERWTVDRARQDAFALESHRRAVAAMEAGRFAGQIVPITVPQRRGEPIVVDRDEHPRTDTSAEALAKLRPAFRDGGSVTAGNSSGINDGASAVLLAEAGAARELGLRPMARVVATAVAGVDPAVMGIGPVPATRKALARAGLEVGDLDLVEINEAFASQSVACMDELGFDPAKVNVNGGAIALGHPLGMSGARLITMLVHELRRTGGRYGLATMCIGVGQGIATVVERLE